The segment NNNNNNNNNNNNNNNNNNNNNNNNNNNNNNNNNNNNNNNNNNNNNNNNNNNNNNNNNNNNNNNNNNNNNNNNNNNNNNNNNNNNNNNNNNNNNNNNNNNNNNNNNNNNNNNNNNNNNNNNNNNNNNNNNNNNNNNNNNNNNNNNNNNNNNNNNNNNNNNNNNNNNNNNNNNNNNNNNNNNNNNNNNNNNNNNNNNNNNNNNNNNNNNNNNNNNNNNNNNNNNNNNNNNNNNNNNNNNNNNNNNNNNNNNNNNNNNNNNNNNNNNNNNNNNNNNNNNNNNNNNNNNNNNNNNNNNNNNNNNNNNNNNNNNNNNNNNNNNNNNNNNNNNNNNNNNNNNNNNNNNNNNNNNNNNNNNNNNNNNNNNNNNNNNNNNNNNNNNNNNNNNNNNNNNNNNNNNNNNNNNNNNNNNNNNNNNNNNNNNNNNNNNNNNNNNNNNNNNNNNNNNNNNNNNNNNNNNNNNNNNNNNNNNNNNNNNNNNNNNNNNNNNNNNNNNNNNNNNNNNNNNNNNNNNNNNNNNNNNNNNNNNNNNNNNNNNNNNNNNNNNNNNNNNNNNNNNNNNNNNNaaaaaaaaaaaaggcagccaaaaagagaaaaaagacaaagagctAGTCCACAGAAAGTCCAAAATCGAAATAAAAAATCGATGTAGTCCGAAGGAAAAAAAGATCTGGTAGAGACCCCAGCAGCACGGAAAGAAAAGAAcagcaaaaatatcaaaaatagaaaaaagcaGCAGTAGGAGCAGAACCAGTGCAGTATCAACAGGTCATAGAGTTTGTACCTGTGATGATAAAAGGTTGCATTTTTTACAGAGCCTGTATTACCTTTAAAGACACGTGTGGCCCATCTGGCCTGCATCTCAGAGATGGGCATAATGGCTCCCAGTGGCTGCACGAGACCAATGATAGCCAGAGTGGGGCGGTCCATCTCAGGAGGAAACACATACTTGTACAGAGATGCTTTGTTCTGAGACACTGAGACCACTTGTGAGGCCAGGAATGGAAAGGAAAACTTGTAACCTGTGGCAAACACCTGCAAGACAGGGGACTCATCTTAGTCACACACTATAGGTCAACTACACTGTTGTTTATGAACGTGTACAGAGGCAGAAGAATAAACAGACTATAGTGTAAATGCACAAGTGTGTTGGCTATACAGAAATAACCTACCACCAGGTCGACGTCTTCCACGACACTTCCATCATCAAACTCCACACTGGACCCCTGAAACCTGCGGATGTTGGGTTTCACCTGAACTGTTCCAGACAGGATGCGGTTGGGAAGCTCATCATTAATTGTGGGATGTTGGCTGAACAACCTGAGATATATGTTCACATTGATTAGTAGTGTTACTAAAAACTGATAAATACTGCACTCATTAAAATAAGACCAAGAGACGAACGCAGTGGTGCTCAACCCTTTTCCTTAGGGGACCTCTCTTCTATCATCGAGCAAACTGACGacccctgactaagtgacatatatttttttaaatatttcatattatattcaatgcatAGAAACAACAGTACAGAACCAACTGATACACAATAACTGCAGGAGGTTTGTGTAAAAAAGCCAGTTTGTATTGACTGTAAGCAGattatttactgtaaatatgtagatgtttttgacatattgttacttgtttttaattgtcttgtaaggtgtccttgagtgcattattattaatattctaTCTGACAAATTGCCCATTGTTCTATTAGCTCTTTGGCTCTTTTAACTGTGCACTTTTCCCATACAGGACGAGGCTGTGtagcagagagggaggactcTGTGAATACAGCTGTTGTGCGAGTCTTCACCGTGACCTCTTCCTGACAGATTTTTATCTCTTGAATAAAAATCTAACCTAAATAAGgcctactgtatatattttttaaaaacgttTTTTACACCCCTTACAACCAAGAACGCCTTGCCATCCCCCGTGAAGCTTTGGAGAGCCCTCATGGGGGTCTGGAcacccaggttgggaaccagtggtcTAAAGCACCAGTAGTGGCATGATGATATTAAATAGGTTCTAATATTactaatgttttaaaaagtgtacAGAAGTGGATTATGCAATTATTTCTGCAATAGAACACAGGTATAAATTATCTATGACATGTATGGTGCCGTCAGACCAATAAGTGTGCAGGACAAAAAGAGAGTGGTGAAATGTGCTTGGAAGATGATGTGAAGTCTGTGTGGGTTTGGATGGTAGTTTTATGCAGTGTTACAGTGTGTAATAACTTGTATCATGTGAGAATAGGTTGTGGTCATGGACCAGACAAGATACAATTAAGAAGGACTTGACCCGTTGTTTTATACTATAAATAACACCTATGAGGGGGCAGCATAGTTGTTCACATCCATTGTCTAGGCAGGAGTGGATTATCAGACAATGtgtccctgggcacagatatgcacgCCCCCATCCCCAAAACAGGAGCAAGACACTCAGATTTATCGTTGTTTCACCTCATTTTGTGTTGTCGCTTTNAATATTAACTGTTTAAGTGAACAGAGTAATCATAAAGATAACCGACAACAGCAAATGACAAGAAAATTAAGaggaaatataaatgtatttttactgtGGTGAATAagttagaatctacaatgtcTGCAGTTATTACTTTAAAGTTTCAACtgcacacaaaataacaacagcagagctctctgggTTGATCTCCGCCTCTGGCGAGCTCAGTGAATGGAGTTTTGTTCTATCTCCAAAGTAACGGATGAATGAACAAAAGGGTCAGAGTTCAGGGCGCAGTAAGGAAATAGTATGTCCTGATTGTgcgcatactgcatgcaacagtatggACTTTGTAAAGGCAGCTTTACATACCTACtgtaagtaaaaagaaaaagatttgaaaTGCACCCTAGAACTGACTGGGGTAAGGTTCTGGTGTGACGACTAAACAAACAATGAAGCAGAACTTGTTATTtccctgtttcttttgttgccattAGTGGCATGTTagttaaaggggcaaaaagcgaaatcgtttcaccgctaggttcgctgttgtgcactgcctgtagaccaaaacaaagtgtgtcatgagccactcctccctcttacCCCCCTCCGctcgcctcgtctgtgcagccgagtaccgcagcatctccacggactattacatccagacagtcccggtgtttcttctgcaggctccacttcactcagctgcccgataaacccgctgcttcttcccactttaacctgaataacaaaccagggctcggtgctccggttggatccaaacggctgtgctggcagctgagtgaagtggagcatgaggaggaagcatCGGTTAGCCCCCggtttcactgcaggcagattcactcgccacaggggcgaggaaataaaacctaaacagccaacttagtttggcttagtttagcagttagtgatgtctttcactcactctcagtctctgctgtgtttagctatttccctgctttcctgttagcggcTCATGGCTCCGTTTCACgcagagtagggacgttagcattagctcctggagttagcactagagctactatggctactggagtaacttacagctatggagcgcttctgccagctcttctagtcactgagcctcgcctccctCTCAgctaatatattacatttattacaggtaccatcatcattgaagtaggcagggggaTAGCTaaacacagttttattttgtgtctgttgagtttgaatgatgtgtgttttacgatgagttaacaaggcaatAGCACAAACCTTATAGTTTGGTTAAAAAAGAGAGACCTGGATTGGTGTATGGTAGGGGTGGCGGATTGATACCCTCGATACTAcgttttcattttgaagatcAATCCTTGCATCAATAAAATTGATAGCAAAAGAAATATTAGTTCGTCTATTCTGCATCACACCAATTTGTATTTCAAGAGTTAAATTGTGTTTGCAAACAGTGCTCTGTTGTCGTGAACACATCTAGTGTATTTACTTCTGCACTCAAACGACATACTCCAGACCCAGCAGTGTCttcttagtttcactttcacccgATGTCGGCAGTAGGACGATGGTAAGCTCACGTAACAGCCCTCCCATTTACTGATGGGGGCTGATGTGAACCCTTAGATCTACTATGAACGGCACTGCATGCACATCTGTGTGACCGTAGCTGTCCGCAGACGTTTAGTGCAGAAAAAATGTCCGAGCCTGATTAGTTTAATCCGCCACATAATAGCTGCTTTTTTCCTCTtcatgaaagaagaaaaaacacgaGACAGAGAACTTGGAGCTGCAACCCAAAcgaagggagagggagggagatgtCTCAGCGTCCAGacctctgacacagagacagagtttaCTGGCTGAGTCTGTTCAAAGAGGCTCATAAAAGGAATATCAAAGTATATTCTAGCCTagtgaaaataatatttaactCAACCCAGATCTTCAGCACtggttaatgttacattttcaaactgtaactGGTCAACATTAGCTGTGACTTAAGGAGATTGATCATTCGCCTTATAAATCATGACACTTTTAATAATATTAAGTATtgtattggtattggtattgaCGATTCTGGCCTGTATTACTTGGTACTGGATCAAAAGCAAATCACCAGCCCAAGCGTCCAGTTGTGCTTTATCTGTTTAGTAAGGAAAACAGGTGTAAGAATAGGTCAAAGTGGAGTTCTCAGACTAGTGATTGTGACACACTGCACAGCCCCACAGACGTGTGTTTCATAACAACCAACTCCCTTTTTCTTCTGCACTCTTCAAATGACCACAGGAATCAGTTCAACGTCCTTCCTACTCTCATTCTATTTTTATGGTTCATCTTCAATTTAACTTTCAGAGTATTTGGTTTTTGGCTGAACTGTGGATTTATTAGACACGCTGTGTTATTGTCTGACTGCTCATGTTATTTGAGCTTCTGGATTCTactgtaaaactatattaaCCGTTGACCATTCTTTGCTCCTTCAGAGGTTAAGtgaagttggttttaattctgAGTCTTGCAAATGGTTCCAGGACTTCCTGTCACAGAGGCAGCAATGGGTTGTCTTAAGTAATAATCATTCTAATTACCTGACATTGTCAAAAGGAGTCCCTCAAGGTTCAATACTGGGTCCTGTTTTATTTACAACATATATCAATAATATTGCATCCACCATCACAAACTGTAACGCCCATCTTTACGCTGATGATACAGTTCTGTACTGCTCGGCTAACACGGCACTTTCAGCTATTCAAACCCTTCAGCAAGCTTTTGATCAAGTACAACATACTCTGTTTCACTTGGGACTGGTTCTCAATCCAAATAAGACCAAATACATGTTATTTTCTAGAGTTGCAGATATTGATGACCATAGCATAAATATCACCACGTTGACAGGACACAGTATGGAAAGAGTCTCTGAATACAAGTATCTTGGTGTCTGGTTAGATCACAAACTCAAATTCAAATCCCACATTGATTCTGTGACAAACAAACTAAGACAAAAACTTGGTTTCCTGTACAGGAACAAAACaaattttctgatgttttacagAAAACGGAACGTTTTAGATTATGGTGATGTTGTTTACAGGAATGCCTCTGTCTCCACACTTGGTCCTCTAAATTCCGTTTGTCACTCTGCCCTCAGATTCATTACTGGTGACAGTTACTCCACTCATCATTGTATTTTATATGAAAAGGTGGGCTGGGCTCCTCTAACTGTGAGACGTGACAGGCACTGGTTCATATTCATTTATAGAGCTTTAATTGGCAAGATGCCATCATATATTACCTCCTTACTGAATACGTCTCACAATCACTACTCAACACGCTCTAGCAACTGGCTCATGCTCCAAGTACCATGGACACTTCATTTGGTAAAACTGCCTTTGGTTTCTCTGCTGCAATCACATGGAACACTTTACAACAAACGTTAAAACTACAGACACTCGTTCCAGTGGGTCAGTTTAAAACCATGGTACATAAATACTCTGTCTTTGAatgtaactgtttttaaattgtgttgttactgtctttttattgttctatttatCTGCATATTATTAGTCTTTttgtagcctgagtgtcagactgaagctctcagaaccttcagtctgacattgcctccattgaaggcgatttacaagggggagggaatttgatttttccctaaccaatcagtagagatcaacgactcacccagaatctgacgtcattagtatccatgcctcgggggtgccgaaaacaagcgagcattgcccgtttaaaatgtctccgtcgttgtgtacgcccagctgcatcgccgttaaatccagtttagcagcttccttaatttgatcctccattaacgcgagtagtggcgaaatacctcgatagcatcgttaatgtggtctgtaggatctgtagcggtcgccattgttgctatcctcaccagttacccaacggcgtacagcttgacatcagcgtggcgccaattggctaatcgctagacccgcccccacccccagcGTTCATTGGTCTGTCCaccgtttggacgagataaatcgcaaattcattgcagtatgccagaccagagatgcaagcctactcagttgagtgggcggggtctatggtctggaaccaggctagtcTTTTTGTACTCTCGAAATCATTGAAAATGAAGGCAAGCCCTAAATGATTCTTCGAgaataaataaaggttgaatgaATTAAGGATGCCATTGTCCCTTGATCTGAGCGTTGAAGAtggttaaaatgttttattgactgaCATGAATGACAGAATACAAGAAAATAAGAAAGTGAGTGATTATTCACCAGTTTCACCATATGTAACTATGTCATCCTGACCTGCTTGGTGACTCTGCTCAGCTCCACTGCTATGTCTCCTCCAGAGTTTCCTATCCCAATCACTACAACCTTTTTATCCCTCCACTCCTCAGGAGTCTTGTAGTCTCTGCTGTGGAAGTACTTTCCCGTGAAGGTGTCAATGCCTGtgagaaacaaagacaaagacttGTGACTACTGGACAAAGAGCCTTGTGATCTGTATCTGACACtgttataaaaatataattcagGTCAGTGTTGATGACATTTCACTGACAACATTATTCTCTCTGGGTGGAGCTGCTTTCTGTTGATATCATGTTACATAACCACACTGTACAGAGTTGCCGTTACAGGCTAGATCAGACTGTGTCAAAGGTTAACTTTGacataatttcctctttgtgttGCTAGAGCACGAGCAGCACTACTTGTGTTTGAGCAAACTGAAGGATATTTATAGGCTGTAAACGGTACCTGGGAAGTCATGCAGTGGCAGGTTGGGCTGGCAGTGATGTCCAATACAGATCATCACCGCATCAAAAATGTGTCTCTCCTTTTTGCCGTCCTTGTTCTCGATCTCAACGTCCCACTGGCCTGAATGAGAAAAATCTGATCTCTGCTTCACCTGCAAGACTTTGGTCTGAACAGAAAGGCACAAACAGTTAACAGTTTACTGATAACAGAAAAGCAAACCGACTCTGAGGTGAGCAGTAACCAGCAGTAACactattttacatttacaactCAGCTGAGAATATTGCATCCTTTCAGGAAGTCAGTGAAGCATCCTTACATTGAAGCGTATGTGCTCGGTGAGCTGGAAGTGGTCAGCATACATCCGGAAGTAGTCCATGATGAGGGAGTTATGCATGTAGTTTGGGAAGTGACCAGGGATGGGAAAGTCACTGAAACACATCATCTCCTTGGAGGTGTTGATGATGACAGAGTGGTAAATGCTCGCTCTGTCTGGCTCTGGATTCTCCTGCAATATAACACAAGGCCGTGATCACCTCTTTAACATTGGGGTGGACCATTTTCAATCTGCACCTTATGTGACCCAATCATTGAGGGGGTATGGGGGGAATTTCCCACAAGAGGAATTTTTATAAACTGAAGAGCGAAACTGAGCTTTTAAACCAGTTTGAGACAAAAATCTTAGATCATGggttctcaaagttttgatggCTGAGTGCCAGCATATGATTGAGGGCTGCACAGCGAGAGCGCACACACTATCACCTTTTTATAACTTGATCAGGACATAtcatactatgaccttttttcattaCCTTATATAACTGAATGAAGGGGTGGGGGCTAGAATAAATaatgtcactacaaacatgggGGTCTCTGGTTGAAAATGACATGGTTTGGTTGCTATAAAGTTGACAATCTTgttaaaaatacctggtttggttgctacaaacatggcaaactctgattaaaaacacatttcaatgtGCCATGTGTGTGCCCTGCAGATATTGTGAAGGGGGTGGGAGTATCACATGGCATGCTGAAATAAGTTTTAATGATTAGAATACTTTTGGTTATAAGTAACTTGTTGCACTTGATCCGTTTAAAGGGTCAACCATAGACGTTTGACCTTAGCGcagggtcatctgtaccctttgactTCCCTGAGGACAGGCTGGGCAACCagaccaggtattttttaacaagagttagTTTGTGTTTGTAGTGAGGGAAATGGGTATTTTTTGACCAAAGTTgaggacatgtccagctgtgtttgtagtgaccaaAGGGGTTATTTTTAACACGAATTTGCCGTGTTTGCAGCAAccaagctgttttttttttatgcagtttgggacatgtccagtcTTGATTGTAGcaacaagttgtttttttatttgtttgtttttatcagagTTTGCCCTGTTTGTAATGACAAGCAACCAAAGCAACCTTGCAGTAATTTCATCAGTCAATgtttgattttgcttttatataaATATGATTAAATGGATTATAATTGCAGGAAGTAAAACATTGTGCATAGTGATATGTACAAAATTTTGCACACACAAAATAGGGGTCCACTTTGGAAAATGTCCCTCTGCCCATATTTCCTAATGGCTGGCCTGCTGGTTGCTGCAAACACAGCGTGACATATCCTCAGTTTGCTCTTTACAAAGATGGTGAACTCTCTTAAAAACAAATCTGGCTGAACAAACAGGGCCAAAGGGAGTGGCATTTGCGTCCCTCAACATATATTATAATTGCTGCCTGGATATAACACATCTTAACTTAAAATGAAACGAACCAGTGTGCAGTGTGGCCCACCTTAAACCTCCACAGACCACCAATGTCATCGCTGCTCTCAAAGCAGACTGGCTCCAGCCCTTCATCCAGGCAGCACTTGATGCAGGCCAATCCTGAACTTCCTCCTCCGACCACCGCCACACGACGAGTCATANNNNNNNNNNNNNNNNNNNNNNNNNNNNNNNNNNNNNNNNNNNNNNNNNNNNNNNNNNNNNNNNNNNNNNNNNNNNNNNNNNNNNNNNNNNNNNNNNNNNNNNNNNNNNNNNNNNNNNNNNNNNNNNNNNNNNNNNNNNNNNNNNNNNNNNNNNNNNNNNNNNNNNNNNNNNNNNNNNNNNNNNNNNNNNNNNNNNNNNNNNNNNNNNNNNNNNNNNNNNNNNNNNNNNNNNNNNNNNNNNNNNNNNNNNNNNNNNNNNNNNNNNNNNNNNNNNNNNNNNNNNNNNNNNNNNNNNNNNNNNNNNNNNNNNNNNNNNNNNNNNNNNNNNNNNNNNNNNNNNNNNNNNNNNNNNNNNNNNNNNNNNNNNNNNNNNNNNNNNNNNNNNNNNNNNNNNNNNNNNNNNNNNNNNNNNNNNNNNNNNNNNNNNNNNNNNNNNNNNNNNNNNNNNNNNNNNNNNNNNNNNNNNNNNNNNNNNNNNNNNNNNNNNNNNNNNNNNNNNNNNNNNNNNNNNNNNNNNNNNNNNNNNNNNNNNNNNNNNNNNNNNNNNNNNNNNNNNNNNNNNNNNNNNNNNNNNNNNNNNNNNNNNNNNNNNNNNNNNNNNNNNNNNNNNNNNNNNNNNNNNNNNNNNNNNNNNNNNNNNNNNNNNNNNNNNNNNNNNNNNNNNNNNNNNNNNNNNNNNNNNNNNNNNNNNNNNNNNNNNNNNNNNNNNNNNNNNNNNNNNNNNNNNNNNNNNNNNNNNNNNNNNNNNNNNNNNNNNNNNNNNNNNNNNNNNNNNNNNNNNNNNNNNNNNNNNNNNNNNNNNNNNNNNNNNNNNNNNNNNNNNNNNNNNNNNNNNNNNNNNNNNNNNNNNNNNNNNNNNNNNNNNNNNNNNNNNNNNNNNNNNNNNNNNNNNNNNNNNNNNNNNNNNNNNNNNNNNNNNNNNNNNNNNNNNNNNNNNNNNNNNNNNNNNNNNNNNNNNNNNNNNNNNNNNNNNNNNNNNNNNNNNNNNNNNNNNNNNNNNNNNNNNNNNNNNNNNNNNNNNNNNNNNNNNNNNNNNNNNNNNNNNNNNNNNNNNNNNNNNNNNNNNNNNNNNNNNNNNNNNNNNNNNNNNNNNNNNNNNNNNNNNNNNNNNNNNNNNNNNNNNNNNNNNNNNNNNNNNNNNNNNNNNNNNNNNNNNNNNNNNNNNNNNNNNNNNNNNNNNNNNNNNNNNNNNNNNNNNNNNNNNNNNNNNNNNNNNNNNNNNNNNN is part of the Epinephelus moara isolate mb chromosome 10, YSFRI_EMoa_1.0, whole genome shotgun sequence genome and harbors:
- the LOC126396855 gene encoding flavin-containing monooxygenase 5-like, whose protein sequence is MTRRVAVVGGGSSGLACIKCCLDEGLEPVCFESSDDIGGLWRFKENPEPDRASIYHSVIINTSKEMMCFSDFPIPGHFPNYMHNSLIMDYFRMYADHFQLTEHIRFNTKVLQVKQRSDFSHSGQWDVEIENKDGKKERHIFDAVMICIGHHCQPNLPLHDFPGIDTFTGKYFHSRDYKTPEEWRDKKVVVIGIGNSGGDIAVELSRVTKQVRMTYRETKGKGLSTTAFVSWSYFNECSIYQFLVTLLINVNIYLRLFSQHPTINDELPNRILSGTVQVKPNIRRFQGSSVEFDDGSVVEDVDLVVFATGYKFSFPFLASQVVSVSQNKASLYKYVFPPEMDRPTLAIIGLVQPLGAIMPISEMQARWATRVFKGCIKLPSMASMLKDVECKKETMARRYVTSQRHTIQVDYVNYMDEIAELVGVRPNFLKLLLTDPRLGLNVMLGPGTPYQYRLKGPGKWAEARQTILTQWERVAQPMQTRPCCDPEPKRSFMWPLILSASAVGLAAYVNRSNLPDFLQDPTILLDKIKAYLPV